The Rhineura floridana isolate rRhiFlo1 chromosome 15, rRhiFlo1.hap2, whole genome shotgun sequence genome window below encodes:
- the LOC133370621 gene encoding phospholipase A2 inhibitor and Ly6/PLAUR domain-containing protein-like — translation MKLLLHYFFAALVATGDSLICNCTLSPGCNADGICSVPTGVCVALAQEDNMGGVEISEVYKACQDDSQFCNAVNSVSATKGIYSRTNMLCCNKDMCNAAPIAVPPKNLTENGVSCPACFAIGSDSCEQSETLRCTGDDNHCITVAGSLSRGGAPSSTFAISGCSSTSVCSMTVDMEFSMGDSTFILKSNTCNPAPNPSSG, via the exons ATGAAGCTGCTTCTGCACTACTTTTTTGCTGCTCTAGTCGCTACAG GAGACTCCCTGATTTGTAACTGTACTCTAAGTCCAGGCTGCAATGCTGATGGTATCTGTTCAGTTCCGACAGGTGTCTGCGTGGCTTTGGCCCAAGAGGATAATATGG gagggGTTGAAATCTCAGAAGTGTACAAAGCCTGCCAGGATGACtctcaattttgcaatgcagtgaaCTCTGTGAGTGCGACTAAAGGCATTTATTCAAGGACCAATATGTTATGCTGCAACAAAGACATGTGCAATGCTGCTCCCATTGCTG TACCACCTAAGAACCTCACCGAGAACGGAGTGAGTTGCCCCGCCTGTTTTGCAATTGGCTCTGATAGCTGTGAGCAGAGTGAGACTCTGCGTTGCACAGGAGATGACAATCACTGCATCACTGTGGCTGGGAGTCTGAGTAGAG GAGGTGCCCCTTCCTCCACCTTTGCAATATCAGGCTGCAGTTCGACCAGTGTCTGCTCTATGACTGTGGATATGGAATTTTCCATGGGAGACTCGACCTTCATCCTCAAGAGCAACACGTGCAACCCAGCTCCAAACCCCAGCAGTGGCTGA